A genome region from Nocardiopsis exhalans includes the following:
- a CDS encoding DUF6049 family protein translates to MAMTAALLPIPATLSSASAEPEEEGSAAPLVVERITPDTIGEDSTLRVAGEVTNTTGETVEDVTVRMRYSRHPFTSRDELDKFATGEDWQPNASGPDEEFDGELVPDGTLEYSLSTPVEDLGLSSYGVYPMIIEAVDGDGDALGAQYTFLPYTADSDEDDVPSVDLAWVWPLMDDPQRADDDTFLSDDLHGSVGAGGRLGRLLESGAQVPLSFEAGDEDLIEELGLEEAQAPEEVPAENATAEEDADSLTPEEDEGDEDENGEDAEASDEEGEAPPARTEGIPVTWAVDPSTLDDILRMATAEHEVIEDLLTDPAEEPVRHTQDPHTAAQVWLREAREVLAADTVVASPYANTDLAALLRNDMNSDAQASLRLGQEALARSLGLSADDRFAVPAEGIMEENVQELFTENGAHRFLLNEEAVPPASWISTTPTAQAPLPASGDEAEGEEPYALVSDSGLTDVLSMPSWEPGESTLALQRFAAETAMIAGESTGDDRVVIAAPAPGWDPSPEFAAGVLDATASLPWLSPERLDRVELSDAEDREETRKGLTYPDHAYGDELSSTYLGQIEDVGRDVRLFNSILVGDSDPFRPALVRLESVYWRDREAMAGATRALVGRSVQSRREDVRVIPGDPVTLASSTGTTGVLVANDLEDEAVYVYLSLYSENSERLSIGEYTHHFEIAPGARTTVYVPLSARINGSTNVQVSLQNAAGEPISSQDTVIQVNATGLGTQALLISGIGLLILIAALAPRALRKWARKQAAKANATAAAATATAKDGDGDGDGDGDAKDTEESEAAEDAETKAESTGTAEPAEPGGRGSEAPGAEETSAGAGSDEDTDTPRGAEPDTPAGTEPDSGSRPDGSGAGK, encoded by the coding sequence ATGGCCATGACCGCCGCTCTGCTTCCGATACCGGCCACCCTCTCGTCCGCATCGGCGGAGCCCGAGGAGGAGGGGTCGGCGGCCCCGCTCGTCGTGGAACGGATCACCCCGGACACCATCGGTGAGGACAGCACCCTGCGGGTGGCGGGCGAGGTGACCAACACCACCGGAGAGACCGTCGAGGACGTCACCGTCCGCATGCGGTACTCCAGACACCCCTTCACCTCCCGCGACGAGCTGGACAAGTTCGCCACCGGTGAGGACTGGCAGCCCAACGCCTCCGGGCCGGATGAGGAGTTCGACGGCGAGCTGGTGCCGGACGGCACCCTGGAGTACTCGCTGAGCACCCCGGTCGAGGACCTCGGCCTGAGCTCCTACGGGGTGTACCCCATGATCATCGAGGCGGTCGACGGCGACGGCGACGCCCTCGGCGCGCAGTACACCTTCCTCCCCTACACCGCCGACTCCGACGAGGACGACGTCCCGTCGGTGGACCTGGCGTGGGTCTGGCCGCTGATGGACGACCCCCAGCGGGCCGACGACGACACCTTCCTCAGCGACGACCTCCACGGCTCCGTCGGCGCCGGGGGACGGCTGGGACGCCTACTCGAGTCCGGCGCGCAGGTCCCCCTGTCCTTCGAGGCCGGGGACGAGGACCTGATCGAGGAGCTGGGCCTGGAGGAGGCGCAGGCCCCGGAGGAGGTCCCGGCCGAGAACGCCACCGCCGAGGAGGACGCCGACTCGCTCACCCCCGAGGAAGACGAGGGGGACGAGGACGAGAACGGCGAGGACGCCGAGGCTTCGGACGAGGAGGGCGAGGCCCCGCCGGCCCGGACCGAGGGCATCCCGGTGACCTGGGCGGTCGACCCCAGCACACTGGACGACATCCTCCGGATGGCCACGGCGGAGCACGAGGTGATCGAGGACCTCCTCACGGACCCGGCCGAGGAGCCGGTCCGACACACGCAGGACCCGCACACGGCCGCCCAGGTATGGCTGCGCGAGGCCCGCGAGGTCCTGGCCGCGGACACCGTGGTGGCCTCCCCCTACGCCAACACCGACCTGGCCGCTCTGCTGCGCAACGACATGAACTCCGACGCCCAGGCCTCGCTGCGGCTCGGGCAGGAGGCCCTGGCGCGTTCGCTCGGGCTCTCGGCCGACGACCGGTTCGCGGTTCCGGCCGAGGGGATCATGGAGGAGAACGTCCAGGAGCTGTTCACCGAGAACGGCGCCCACCGCTTCCTGCTGAACGAAGAGGCCGTCCCGCCCGCCTCCTGGATCTCCACCACCCCCACCGCACAGGCCCCGCTCCCCGCGAGCGGCGACGAGGCCGAGGGCGAGGAGCCCTACGCCCTGGTCTCCGACTCCGGCCTGACCGACGTGCTCTCCATGCCCTCGTGGGAGCCCGGCGAGTCCACCCTGGCCCTCCAGCGCTTCGCCGCCGAGACCGCGATGATCGCCGGGGAGAGCACCGGCGACGACCGCGTGGTCATCGCCGCGCCCGCGCCCGGCTGGGACCCCAGCCCCGAATTCGCCGCGGGCGTCCTGGACGCCACCGCCAGCCTCCCCTGGCTCTCCCCCGAGCGCCTGGACCGGGTGGAGCTGTCCGACGCCGAGGACCGCGAGGAGACCCGCAAGGGGCTGACCTACCCGGACCACGCCTACGGCGACGAGCTCAGCTCCACCTACCTCGGCCAGATCGAGGACGTCGGCCGGGACGTGCGCCTGTTCAACAGCATCCTGGTCGGCGACAGCGATCCCTTCCGCCCGGCGCTCGTGCGCCTGGAGTCGGTGTACTGGCGCGATCGCGAGGCGATGGCCGGGGCCACCCGCGCCCTGGTGGGCCGGAGCGTGCAGAGCCGGCGGGAGGACGTGCGCGTCATCCCGGGCGACCCGGTCACCCTGGCCAGCAGCACCGGAACCACGGGTGTGCTCGTGGCCAACGACCTCGAGGACGAGGCCGTCTACGTCTATCTGTCCCTGTACTCGGAGAACTCCGAGCGGCTGAGCATCGGCGAGTACACGCACCACTTCGAGATCGCGCCCGGGGCCAGGACCACGGTCTACGTACCGCTGTCGGCCCGGATCAACGGCAGCACGAACGTGCAGGTCAGTCTGCAGAACGCAGCGGGCGAGCCGATCAGCTCGCAGGACACCGTGATCCAGGTGAACGCCACCGGCCTGGGTACCCAGGCGCTGCTGATCAGCGGGATCGGCCTGTTGATCCTGATCGCGGCCCTGGCGCCCCGCGCGCTGCGCAAGTGGGCCCGCAAGCAGGCGGCCAAGGCCAACGCCACCGCGGCTGCGGCTACGGCTACGGCCAAGGACGGCGACGGCGACGGCGACGGCGACGGCGACGCCAAGGACACCGAGGAATCCGAAGCCGCCGAGGACGCCGAGACCAAGGCCGAAAGCACCGGAACCGCGGAGCCTGCGGAGCCCGGGGGAAGAGGATCCGAGGCCCCCGGGGCGGAGGAGACCTCCGCCGGGGCCGGCTCCGACGAGGACACGGACACTCCCCGGGGAGCCGAGCCGGACACCCCCGCCGGTACGGAGCCGGACAGCGGGAGCCGACCGGACGGCAGCGGCGCCGGTAAGTGA
- a CDS encoding CCA tRNA nucleotidyltransferase, producing the protein MPNTEFSRENDAAQDPSAQVNTSAGALSGAQRAAVTALVDSIQPVAEELGDRFDSHDQQLAVVGGPVRDALLGRASNDVDLTTDAVPQRILELIDGWADSVWTVGIEFGTVGLRKRGLQLEITTYRSEDYSPKSRKPEVSYGTNIHDDLLRRDFTVNAMAVRLPSQEFVDPFGGLEDLRAKVLRTPGRPEDSFSDDPLRIMRAVRFAAQLGFSLAPEVAEAARNMADRLAIVSAERVRDEFIKLMLSPDPRRGIELMVDLGIAEHVMPEIPKMRLEIDEHHRHKDVYEHSLTVLDQAMDLERKRGHEPDLVLRLAALLHDIGKPRTRAFEGGNRVTFHHHEVVGASMSRKRMNALRFPKDVTANVSTLVALHLRFHGYGKGEWTDSAVRRYARDAGDQLERLHILTRADCTTRNRRKAAALARSYDDMERRISELAEQEELDRIRPDLDGNEIQEILGVKPGPLVGKAYRYLLELRLENGPMEKEKVVAELRSWAAEHLEQEGRQEK; encoded by the coding sequence GTGCCGAACACAGAGTTTTCGCGTGAGAACGACGCTGCCCAGGACCCGTCCGCCCAGGTGAACACGTCCGCGGGCGCACTCAGCGGTGCGCAGCGGGCGGCGGTCACCGCATTGGTCGACTCGATCCAACCCGTCGCGGAGGAACTGGGCGACCGCTTCGACTCACACGACCAGCAGCTCGCCGTCGTGGGCGGGCCGGTCCGCGACGCGCTGCTCGGACGCGCCTCCAACGACGTGGACCTCACCACGGACGCGGTGCCCCAGCGCATCCTGGAACTGATCGACGGCTGGGCGGACTCCGTGTGGACCGTCGGCATCGAGTTCGGCACCGTGGGTCTGCGCAAGCGCGGACTCCAGCTGGAGATCACCACCTACCGCAGCGAGGACTACTCGCCCAAGTCCCGCAAGCCCGAGGTGTCCTACGGCACGAACATCCACGACGACCTGCTGCGCCGTGACTTCACCGTCAACGCGATGGCGGTGCGCCTGCCCAGCCAGGAGTTCGTGGACCCCTTCGGCGGCCTCGAGGACCTGCGGGCCAAGGTGCTGCGGACCCCGGGCCGCCCCGAGGACTCCTTCAGCGACGACCCGCTGCGCATCATGCGCGCGGTCCGCTTCGCCGCCCAGCTCGGCTTCTCCCTGGCACCCGAGGTGGCCGAGGCCGCCCGGAACATGGCGGACCGGCTCGCCATCGTCTCGGCCGAGCGCGTGCGCGACGAGTTCATCAAGCTCATGCTCAGCCCTGACCCCCGCCGAGGTATCGAGCTCATGGTGGACCTGGGCATCGCCGAGCACGTCATGCCCGAGATCCCCAAGATGCGGCTGGAGATCGACGAGCACCACCGGCACAAGGACGTCTACGAGCACTCGCTCACCGTCCTGGACCAGGCCATGGACCTGGAGCGCAAGCGCGGCCACGAGCCCGACCTCGTCCTGCGCCTGGCCGCCCTGCTGCACGACATCGGCAAGCCCAGGACCCGCGCCTTCGAGGGCGGCAACCGGGTGACCTTCCACCACCACGAGGTCGTCGGCGCGTCGATGAGCCGCAAGCGGATGAACGCGCTGCGCTTCCCCAAGGACGTGACCGCCAACGTGAGCACGCTGGTCGCGCTGCACCTGCGGTTCCACGGCTACGGCAAGGGCGAGTGGACGGATTCGGCGGTGCGCCGCTACGCCCGCGACGCCGGGGACCAGCTGGAGCGGCTGCACATCCTGACCCGCGCCGACTGCACCACCCGCAACCGGCGCAAGGCCGCCGCGCTGGCCCGGTCCTACGACGACATGGAGCGCCGTATCTCCGAGCTCGCCGAGCAGGAGGAGCTGGACCGGATCCGGCCCGACCTAGACGGCAACGAGATCCAGGAGATCCTGGGCGTCAAACCCGGTCCGCTGGTGGGCAAGGCCTACCGGTACCTCCTGGAGCTGCGTCTGGAGAACGGCCCCATGGAGAAGGAGAAGGTCGTCGCCGAGCTGCGCTCCTGGGCGGCCGAGCACCTGGAGCAGGAAGGCCGCCAGGAGAAGTAA
- a CDS encoding class I SAM-dependent methyltransferase has product MGEGCGLGEPSDAFGVRAVARRVGAVRRQLPVRGDRLLDVGCRDGDHALALAGGYVRVDAVDVDPERLNALGARIAGTPLEDHVGVHKMSAEALAFDANTFDRVTAFDVVEHLDDLEGALAEVHRVLRPGGAFSLTTSNRWFPFERNGVRWGERQRSGLTAPFLPWVRPLHERMSHARSFSSQELGRLLRGHGLRVRAIDYLMPSVPEALQGASGALEGTPLRVFGAAMAVTAVKPGL; this is encoded by the coding sequence ATGGGCGAAGGTTGCGGACTCGGTGAACCCTCGGACGCCTTCGGGGTCCGGGCGGTCGCCAGGCGGGTCGGGGCGGTGCGTCGCCAGTTGCCCGTACGCGGGGACCGGCTGCTCGACGTCGGTTGCCGGGACGGCGACCACGCCCTCGCGCTCGCCGGAGGGTATGTGCGGGTGGACGCCGTCGACGTCGACCCCGAGCGACTCAACGCCCTGGGCGCGCGCATCGCCGGGACCCCGCTGGAGGACCACGTCGGCGTGCACAAGATGTCCGCCGAGGCGCTGGCCTTCGACGCCAACACCTTCGACCGGGTCACCGCCTTCGACGTGGTGGAGCACCTCGACGACCTGGAGGGCGCGCTGGCCGAGGTCCACCGGGTACTCAGGCCCGGCGGCGCGTTCTCGCTGACCACCTCCAACCGGTGGTTCCCGTTCGAGCGGAACGGGGTCCGGTGGGGAGAGCGGCAGCGTTCCGGGCTGACGGCGCCGTTCCTGCCCTGGGTTCGGCCGCTGCACGAGCGTATGTCGCACGCGCGGTCCTTCAGCAGCCAGGAGCTCGGCCGCCTGTTGCGCGGTCACGGCCTGCGGGTGCGCGCGATCGACTACCTCATGCCCTCTGTCCCTGAGGCCCTCCAGGGCGCTTCGGGGGCTCTGGAGGGCACACCGCTACGGGTCTTCGGCGCGGCGATGGCGGTCACCGCGGTCAAACCCGGTCTCTGA
- a CDS encoding GNAT family N-acetyltransferase, giving the protein MNTTWYLEMTDPAELKPGREPEGDVRFVRAEVPSPELLRFLYETVGRDYRWIDRNPWTDQEWRDRMERPEVEIWVLHDRGTPAGYAELEAQPEGAVEVVYFGLLPGFLGRGLGGHMLTEALRHAWDLASRRTDREPTRRVWLHTCSLDGEHALANYESRGLRVYRKTTADEAVAGGSAADAAGDKDTRG; this is encoded by the coding sequence ATGAACACCACCTGGTACCTGGAGATGACCGACCCCGCCGAGCTGAAGCCCGGGCGCGAGCCCGAGGGCGACGTGCGCTTCGTCCGGGCGGAGGTGCCCAGCCCGGAGCTCCTCCGGTTCCTCTACGAGACGGTCGGCCGCGACTACCGGTGGATCGACCGGAACCCCTGGACCGACCAGGAGTGGCGCGACCGGATGGAGCGCCCCGAGGTCGAGATCTGGGTCCTCCACGACCGCGGCACCCCGGCGGGCTACGCCGAACTGGAGGCCCAGCCCGAGGGTGCGGTCGAGGTCGTCTACTTCGGTCTCCTACCGGGCTTCCTCGGCCGGGGCCTGGGCGGTCACATGCTCACCGAGGCCCTTCGCCACGCCTGGGACCTCGCCTCCCGCAGGACCGACCGCGAGCCCACCCGCAGGGTGTGGCTGCACACCTGCTCCCTGGACGGCGAGCACGCTCTGGCCAACTACGAGTCCCGCGGCCTGCGCGTCTACCGGAAGACCACCGCTGACGAGGCCGTCGCGGGAGGAAGCGCCGCAGACGCGGCAGGCGACAAGGACACAAGGGGATAG
- a CDS encoding MFS transporter encodes MSFFGDLRVVLQGARFRRLFGTRLVSQFSDGIYQAGLAGFVFFNPEQHTGAGEVAAAFAVLLLPFSVVAPFAGVLIDRWPRRQVLLLSSLFKAVLATVTALLVANGEGPAFFVAALLVLSVNRFFLSGLSAGLPYVVPRDKLMMANAVTPTCGTVASSLGTGVGLAIGMIGGEAALGTGTILFVAALGFAAAALVSLTLRYRELGPHLEEETEEVRAALRNVVKGMATGVRHIWDRVPARDGLLTIGGHRVLFGISTLLTMLLYNNTFTGGGVAGIAGFSVAAGLLALGFFLGAVATPAATARISESAWIASLLASAAVALLLFGLPFSAALFPVAAFVLGFVSQAVKVTVDTLVQRHVDDAFRGRVFSVYDVLFNATFVLGAGLTAGLVPQSGVSVPVVGGMILAYLLLSAAWTVRARRLSSRPTEHEPV; translated from the coding sequence GTGTCCTTCTTCGGTGATCTGCGCGTGGTCCTCCAGGGGGCCCGGTTCCGCCGGCTGTTCGGTACCCGGTTGGTCTCCCAGTTCTCCGACGGGATCTACCAGGCCGGACTGGCCGGTTTCGTCTTCTTCAACCCCGAACAGCACACGGGGGCCGGGGAGGTCGCCGCGGCCTTCGCCGTCCTACTCCTCCCCTTCTCCGTGGTCGCCCCGTTCGCGGGTGTGCTCATCGACCGGTGGCCCCGCCGCCAGGTCCTTCTGCTGTCGTCCCTGTTCAAGGCCGTTCTGGCCACGGTGACGGCGCTCCTGGTCGCCAACGGCGAGGGGCCCGCGTTCTTCGTCGCGGCCCTGCTCGTGCTGAGCGTCAACCGCTTCTTCCTGTCCGGGCTCTCCGCGGGCCTGCCCTACGTGGTGCCCCGGGACAAGCTGATGATGGCCAACGCGGTGACTCCCACCTGCGGAACAGTGGCGAGTTCGCTCGGTACCGGCGTGGGCCTGGCCATCGGCATGATCGGCGGCGAGGCGGCGCTGGGCACCGGGACGATCCTGTTCGTGGCCGCGCTGGGCTTCGCCGCCGCCGCGCTGGTGTCACTCACCCTGCGGTACCGGGAGCTGGGCCCGCACCTGGAGGAGGAGACCGAGGAGGTCCGGGCCGCGCTGCGCAACGTGGTCAAGGGCATGGCCACCGGGGTCCGCCACATCTGGGATCGGGTGCCCGCCCGGGACGGCCTGCTCACCATCGGCGGCCACCGGGTGCTCTTCGGCATCTCCACGCTGCTGACGATGCTGCTGTACAACAACACGTTCACCGGCGGCGGTGTCGCCGGGATCGCCGGTTTCTCGGTGGCGGCGGGCCTGCTCGCCCTCGGCTTCTTCCTCGGTGCGGTGGCCACCCCGGCGGCGACCGCGCGGATCAGCGAGAGCGCGTGGATCGCGTCCCTGCTCGCCTCGGCCGCCGTGGCGCTGCTGCTCTTCGGTCTGCCCTTCTCCGCTGCCCTGTTCCCGGTGGCCGCGTTCGTGCTGGGCTTCGTCTCCCAGGCGGTGAAGGTCACTGTCGACACGTTGGTTCAGCGACATGTCGACGATGCTTTCCGCGGCCGGGTGTTCTCGGTCTACGACGTGCTGTTCAACGCCACGTTCGTCCTGGGAGCGGGGCTGACCGCCGGCCTGGTACCGCAGTCCGGCGTGAGCGTGCCGGTGGTGGGCGGCATGATCCTCGCCTACCTGCTGTTGAGCGCCGCCTGGACCGTCCGCGCCCGCCGCCTGTCCAGTCGCCCCACCGAACACGAGCCGGTCTAG
- a CDS encoding inositol-3-phosphate synthase, whose amino-acid sequence MGSVRVAVVGVGNCAASLVQGVQYYKDADPESRVPGLMHVQFGPYHVSDIEFVAAFDVDAKKVGHDLAEAIVASENNTVKICDVPPTGVTVMRGPTYDGLGKYYREMIQESPEDAVDVVAALKATEADVLVSYLPVGSEEADKFYAQCAIDAGVAFVNALPVFIASDPEWAEKFTRAGVPIIGDDIKSQIGATITHRVLSKLFEDRGVVVDRTYQLNFGGNMDFKNMLERERLESKKVSKTQSVTSQIPHELKAGSVHIGPSDHVPWLDDRKWAYIRLEGRAFGDVPLNLEYKLEVWDSPNSAGIIIDAVRAAKIAKDRGIGGPILEPSSYFMKSPPEQYSDAEAHDKVERFIAGEQ is encoded by the coding sequence ATGGGTTCGGTACGTGTAGCCGTCGTGGGCGTCGGCAACTGTGCGGCGTCGCTCGTCCAGGGTGTGCAGTACTACAAGGACGCCGACCCGGAGTCCCGGGTTCCCGGCCTGATGCATGTCCAGTTCGGCCCGTACCACGTGAGCGACATCGAGTTCGTCGCCGCCTTCGACGTGGACGCCAAGAAGGTCGGCCACGACCTGGCCGAGGCCATCGTCGCGAGCGAGAACAACACCGTCAAGATCTGCGACGTCCCGCCGACCGGCGTGACCGTCATGCGCGGCCCGACCTACGACGGCCTGGGCAAGTACTACCGCGAGATGATCCAGGAGTCCCCCGAGGACGCCGTGGACGTCGTCGCCGCTCTGAAGGCCACCGAGGCCGACGTCCTCGTCTCCTACCTCCCGGTGGGTTCCGAGGAGGCGGACAAGTTCTACGCCCAGTGCGCCATCGACGCCGGTGTGGCCTTCGTCAACGCGCTCCCGGTGTTCATCGCCTCCGACCCCGAGTGGGCCGAGAAGTTCACCAGGGCGGGCGTGCCGATCATCGGCGACGACATCAAGTCGCAGATCGGCGCCACCATCACCCACCGGGTGCTGTCCAAGCTGTTCGAGGACCGGGGCGTGGTCGTGGACCGCACCTACCAGCTGAACTTCGGCGGCAACATGGACTTCAAGAACATGTTGGAGCGCGAGCGCCTGGAGTCAAAGAAGGTCTCCAAGACCCAGTCGGTCACCTCGCAGATCCCGCACGAGCTCAAGGCCGGTTCGGTGCACATCGGCCCGTCGGACCACGTGCCGTGGCTGGACGACCGCAAGTGGGCCTACATCCGCCTTGAGGGCCGCGCCTTCGGTGACGTCCCGCTGAACCTGGAGTACAAGCTCGAGGTGTGGGACTCCCCGAACTCCGCGGGCATCATCATCGACGCCGTGCGCGCCGCGAAGATCGCCAAGGACCGCGGCATCGGCGGCCCGATCCTGGAGCCCTCCTCCTACTTCATGAAGTCGCCGCCGGAGCAGTACAGCGACGCCGAGGCGCACGACAAGGTCGAGAGGTTCATCGCGGGCGAGCAGTAA
- a CDS encoding transglycosylase domain-containing protein, whose translation MIIGGVAAFAVLYAMAPDEKELARNAEKDASATQIMWAAQGDEETGEVALTTGEVKRVAITREDIPEEVIDGVLAAEQATFYEDPGINLKGIGRAVLSRGEAGGGSTITQQMARNYYSELDGEPPLTRKIREIFIAIKLSQQLEPDEILTTYLNTIYFGRGASGIEMAAQEYFGKSVSELDRAEGAYLGIIIQMPSNFENPEPDSWTANYLEKERWPYVQRQLAAMYENTGGERGLPEAEANKLDIPDSIIDYEPASLDDPKLGYVRQAVINEVERRYEGSQVTGADIATKGLVIQTSLEPDLMDAAEEAFNVLPESAAEDTMHGLTAVDPETGQIVAFNGGPDVATVINNSLVHQAQAGSAYKPYVLARALSDGIGLRSQFDGDSGQEYQGLANPVINSGDRDYGEVDLIQSTADSVNTSFVELAIEVGESRVDELAVQMGVHPDRQTTSTVGPLIALGTHQVNALDMASGYATFAAEGRHFPAHMVTEVKRADGSVITPDDADELERGEEVLSQGVAADATYAMQQAVLEGGAGNAALDDGRPVAGKTGTSSDAVSAWFVGYTPQLSTAVGLSRANATDSLDFGPEFGDVFGGTTSAKVWKAFMEVAMEGQEQRQFPAPQWVGEDRRFLPTPSPSEEPSEEPSEEPAEEPSEEPSEEPTELPEEECEWWDRECQGEDETEQPDECDGWIRPDHCDEDDGQPGIPGPPDGGDQNNSGNNNSLIRPRD comes from the coding sequence ATGATCATCGGCGGCGTGGCCGCCTTCGCGGTGCTGTACGCCATGGCTCCCGACGAGAAGGAGCTCGCGCGCAACGCGGAGAAGGACGCTTCGGCCACCCAGATCATGTGGGCGGCCCAGGGCGACGAGGAGACCGGCGAGGTCGCGCTCACCACCGGTGAGGTCAAGCGTGTGGCGATCACGCGCGAGGACATCCCGGAGGAGGTCATCGACGGCGTGCTCGCCGCCGAGCAGGCCACCTTCTACGAGGACCCGGGCATCAACCTCAAGGGCATCGGCCGCGCGGTCCTGTCCCGGGGCGAGGCGGGCGGTGGTTCGACCATCACCCAGCAGATGGCGCGTAATTACTACTCCGAGCTCGACGGTGAGCCGCCGCTGACCCGTAAGATCCGCGAGATCTTCATCGCGATCAAGTTGAGCCAGCAACTCGAACCCGACGAGATCCTCACCACCTACCTCAACACGATCTACTTCGGCCGCGGCGCCTCCGGCATCGAGATGGCCGCCCAGGAGTACTTCGGTAAGAGCGTGAGTGAACTGGACCGGGCCGAGGGCGCCTACCTCGGCATCATCATCCAGATGCCCAGCAACTTCGAGAACCCCGAACCGGACTCCTGGACCGCCAACTACCTGGAGAAGGAGCGCTGGCCCTACGTCCAGCGCCAGCTGGCCGCGATGTACGAGAACACCGGCGGCGAGCGCGGCCTGCCCGAGGCCGAGGCGAACAAGCTGGATATCCCGGACAGCATCATCGACTACGAGCCCGCCAGTCTGGACGACCCCAAGCTGGGCTACGTCCGCCAGGCCGTGATCAACGAGGTCGAGCGCCGTTACGAGGGCTCACAGGTCACCGGTGCCGACATCGCCACCAAGGGCCTGGTCATCCAGACCTCCCTGGAACCCGACCTGATGGACGCCGCGGAGGAGGCCTTCAACGTCCTGCCCGAGAGCGCGGCCGAGGACACCATGCACGGTCTGACCGCGGTCGACCCGGAAACGGGGCAGATCGTGGCCTTCAACGGCGGTCCCGACGTCGCCACGGTGATCAACAACTCCCTGGTGCACCAGGCACAGGCGGGATCGGCCTACAAGCCCTACGTGCTGGCCCGGGCCCTTTCGGACGGGATCGGCCTGCGCAGTCAGTTCGACGGCGACAGCGGCCAGGAATACCAGGGTCTGGCCAATCCGGTGATCAACTCGGGCGACCGGGACTACGGCGAGGTCGACCTGATCCAGTCCACGGCCGATTCGGTGAACACCAGCTTCGTGGAGCTGGCGATCGAGGTCGGCGAGTCCCGCGTGGACGAGCTCGCGGTCCAGATGGGCGTGCACCCGGATCGGCAGACCACCTCAACGGTCGGTCCGCTCATCGCCCTGGGCACCCACCAGGTGAACGCGCTCGACATGGCCAGCGGCTACGCGACCTTCGCCGCCGAGGGCAGGCACTTCCCGGCGCACATGGTCACCGAGGTGAAGCGCGCCGACGGAAGCGTCATCACCCCGGATGACGCGGACGAGCTCGAGAGAGGTGAGGAGGTCCTCTCGCAGGGGGTCGCCGCCGACGCCACGTACGCCATGCAGCAGGCGGTGCTCGAAGGCGGTGCGGGTAACGCCGCCCTCGACGACGGACGCCCGGTGGCTGGTAAGACCGGAACCTCCTCTGACGCCGTGTCGGCCTGGTTCGTGGGATACACACCGCAGCTGTCCACCGCGGTCGGGCTGAGCCGGGCCAACGCCACTGATTCGTTGGACTTCGGCCCCGAGTTCGGCGACGTCTTCGGCGGTACCACCTCCGCGAAGGTCTGGAAGGCCTTCATGGAGGTCGCCATGGAGGGTCAGGAGCAGCGCCAGTTCCCGGCCCCGCAGTGGGTGGGCGAGGACAGGAGGTTCCTCCCGACCCCGTCCCCGAGCGAGGAGCCCAGCGAGGAGCCCAGCGAGGAGCCCGCCGAGGAGCCCAGCGAGGAGCCCAGCGAGGAGCCGACGGAGCTGCCCGAGGAGGAGTGCGAGTGGTGGGACCGCGAGTGCCAGGGCGAGGACGAAACCGAGCAGCCGGACGAGTGCGACGGCTGGATCCGTCCGGACCACTGCGACGAGGACGACGGTCAGCCGGGCATCCCCGGTCCCCCGGACGGCGGTGACCAGAACAACTCCGGCAACAACAACAGCCTGATCAGGCCGAGGGACTGA
- the rpsF gene encoding 30S ribosomal protein S6: MRRYEIMVILDPNLDERTVAPSLENFLAVVRNDGGSVEKTEIWGKRRLAYDINKNSEGIYAVIDLTAKPETVKELDRQLGIAEAVLRTKVLRPEVH, translated from the coding sequence ATGCGTCGTTACGAAATCATGGTCATCCTCGACCCGAACCTCGACGAGCGCACCGTCGCCCCGTCGCTGGAGAACTTCCTGGCCGTCGTGCGCAACGACGGTGGCTCGGTCGAGAAGACGGAGATCTGGGGCAAGCGTCGTCTCGCCTACGACATCAACAAGAACTCCGAGGGCATCTACGCGGTCATCGACCTGACCGCCAAGCCCGAGACGGTCAAGGAGCTCGACCGTCAGCTCGGCATCGCCGAGGCCGTGCTCCGTACCAAGGTTCTGCGTCCCGAGGTTCACTAG